One window of Rasiella rasia genomic DNA carries:
- the ruvA gene encoding Holliday junction branch migration protein RuvA: MITHLQGRLVEKNPTEVVIECNGVGYLVHISLHTFSQLPTAESVKLYTYLLVKEDSHTLYGFAGVEEREVFKLLISVSGVGASTARTMLSSLAPDQVKDAIVNEGVATIQSVKGIGAKTAQRVILDLKDKILKVYGMSTISGVSSNTNKNEALSALETLGFARKQAEKVCDKIAQENSGASVETIIKLALKNL; this comes from the coding sequence ATGATTACCCATTTGCAAGGCAGGCTTGTAGAAAAAAATCCGACAGAAGTAGTCATAGAGTGCAATGGAGTGGGCTATTTGGTTCATATTTCATTACATACATTTTCACAATTACCCACTGCTGAAAGTGTAAAACTTTACACGTATTTATTGGTTAAAGAAGACTCGCACACCTTGTATGGATTTGCGGGTGTTGAAGAACGGGAAGTTTTTAAATTATTAATTTCTGTTTCGGGTGTTGGAGCTAGTACGGCAAGAACTATGTTGTCTTCGCTAGCGCCAGATCAGGTGAAGGATGCTATTGTCAATGAGGGCGTAGCAACTATTCAATCTGTTAAGGGTATTGGGGCTAAAACGGCACAACGTGTTATTTTAGATTTGAAAGATAAAATTTTGAAAGTATACGGTATGTCTACTATTTCTGGCGTATCGAGCAATACGAACAAAAATGAAGCGTTATCTGCTTTGGAGACACTAGGTTTCGCGCGTAAGCAAGCTGAAAAGGTTTGTGATAAAATAGCGCAAGAAAACTCAGGGGCGAGTGTAGAAACGATTATAAAATTAGCTTTAAAAAATTTATAA
- a CDS encoding NADP-dependent malic enzyme, with product MSKESKRREALLYHAKPRPGKIQVVPTKKYASQRDLSLAYSPGVAEPCLEIEKKTNNVYKYTNKGNLVAVISNGTAVLGLGNIGPEASKPVMEGKGLLFKIFADIDVFDIEVGTEDVEAFIATVKNIAPTFGGINLEDIKAPEAFEIERRLKEELDIPVMHDDQHGTAIISAAALLNALELAQKDISEVRIVISGAGAAAVSCTRLYKAFGANSKNIVMLDSKGVIRDDRDSLSEEKAEFATHRKIDTLQEAMKGADVFVGLSIANIVSPEMLKSMASNPIVFAMANPDPEIAYDLAVNSREDIIMATGRSDHPNQVNNVLGFPFIFRGALDVRATKINEAMKMAAVKALALLAKEPVPEQVNIAYGETKLNFGRDYIIPKPFDPRLIATVPPAVAKAAMESGVATEPIVDWERYQDDLYERLGSDNKIIRLLLNRARLDPKRIVFAEADQLDVLKAAQIVHDEGIGIPVLLGRKEIIVELMEQLEFDAEVEIIDPKSDEQIEQRERYAEKHWKNRRRSGVTLYDAQGLMRSRNYFASMMLNEGDVDCMISGYARAYPSVVRPVLETVGRFDGVDKVATTNLMLTKRGPMFISDTSINIDPTAKELAKIAQMTNYTMKMFGLTPVIAMISYANFGSSKDPHATKVRDAVSYLHRSNPDMFVDGELQTDFALNPQMLQKKFPYSKLAGKKVNALIFPNLDSANSNYKLLKELNNVESIGPIMLGMRKPVHILQLGASVEEIVHMAAVAVVDAQQKEKREKEAKAAK from the coding sequence ATGAGCAAAGAAAGTAAACGAAGAGAAGCATTATTATACCACGCCAAGCCAAGACCTGGGAAAATTCAGGTAGTGCCTACTAAAAAATACGCCTCTCAGCGAGACTTATCATTAGCCTACTCTCCTGGGGTTGCCGAACCTTGTTTAGAGATTGAGAAAAAAACTAATAATGTTTACAAGTATACAAATAAAGGGAACTTAGTTGCAGTTATTTCTAACGGAACTGCTGTTTTAGGTTTAGGGAATATTGGCCCAGAAGCATCAAAACCAGTAATGGAAGGTAAGGGATTGCTCTTTAAAATTTTTGCAGATATAGATGTGTTCGATATTGAAGTTGGGACCGAAGATGTTGAGGCATTTATAGCAACAGTTAAGAACATTGCGCCTACCTTCGGTGGGATTAACCTAGAAGATATTAAGGCTCCCGAAGCATTTGAAATAGAACGAAGGCTTAAAGAAGAATTAGATATACCGGTAATGCATGACGATCAGCATGGAACAGCTATTATTTCTGCCGCCGCATTATTAAACGCATTAGAATTAGCCCAAAAGGATATTTCCGAAGTACGAATTGTAATCAGTGGTGCAGGTGCTGCCGCTGTATCATGTACACGACTTTACAAGGCTTTTGGAGCAAATAGTAAGAATATTGTAATGCTAGATAGTAAAGGTGTGATTAGAGATGATCGCGATTCGCTTTCTGAAGAGAAGGCCGAATTTGCCACCCATAGAAAAATTGACACATTGCAGGAAGCAATGAAAGGTGCTGATGTTTTTGTAGGACTTTCTATTGCAAATATTGTTTCTCCTGAAATGCTAAAAAGTATGGCAAGCAATCCTATTGTATTTGCCATGGCCAATCCAGATCCTGAAATAGCGTATGACTTAGCTGTAAATTCTAGAGAAGACATAATTATGGCGACAGGACGAAGCGATCATCCTAATCAAGTGAATAATGTACTCGGATTTCCGTTTATATTCAGAGGAGCACTAGATGTTAGAGCTACAAAAATAAATGAAGCAATGAAGATGGCGGCCGTTAAGGCATTGGCGCTTCTGGCCAAAGAGCCAGTGCCAGAACAGGTAAACATAGCCTATGGCGAGACCAAGCTCAATTTTGGTCGTGATTATATTATTCCAAAACCTTTTGATCCTCGTTTAATCGCTACAGTGCCGCCAGCAGTGGCAAAAGCCGCCATGGAAAGCGGTGTGGCAACAGAACCTATTGTAGATTGGGAGCGATATCAAGATGATCTGTACGAACGTCTAGGGAGTGATAATAAAATTATTCGTCTCTTGTTAAATCGTGCGAGATTAGATCCTAAACGAATTGTTTTTGCTGAAGCAGATCAGCTAGATGTTCTAAAAGCGGCGCAAATTGTACATGATGAAGGTATTGGTATACCCGTTTTACTGGGAAGAAAAGAAATTATTGTCGAGCTCATGGAACAGCTTGAGTTTGATGCAGAAGTTGAAATCATCGACCCTAAAAGTGATGAGCAGATCGAACAGCGGGAACGTTACGCAGAAAAACATTGGAAGAATAGACGCCGAAGCGGTGTAACACTTTATGATGCTCAAGGCTTAATGCGCTCTCGAAATTATTTTGCCAGTATGATGTTGAATGAGGGCGATGTAGATTGTATGATTTCAGGTTATGCCAGAGCGTACCCTTCGGTAGTAAGACCTGTCTTGGAAACGGTAGGAAGGTTTGATGGAGTAGATAAAGTGGCAACCACTAATTTAATGTTAACAAAGCGGGGTCCTATGTTTATCTCAGACACTTCAATAAACATAGATCCAACTGCAAAAGAATTAGCTAAGATTGCTCAAATGACCAATTATACAATGAAGATGTTTGGCTTGACACCTGTTATTGCCATGATTTCATATGCTAATTTTGGCTCATCTAAAGATCCGCATGCGACTAAGGTACGAGATGCTGTTTCTTATTTGCACCGTAGCAACCCAGATATGTTTGTAGATGGAGAGTTACAGACAGATTTTGCTTTAAATCCGCAAATGCTTCAAAAGAAGTTTCCGTACTCAAAATTGGCGGGTAAAAAGGTGAATGCACTTATATTTCCGAATTTAGATTCAGCCAACAGCAACTACAAGTTACTAAAGGAGCTTAACAATGTAGAATCTATTGGTCCTATCATGTTAGGGATGAGAAAACCAGTGCATATTCTACAACTAGGAGCAAGCGTTGAAGAAATTGTGCATATGGCGGCAGTAGCGGTTGTTGACGCGCAACAAAAAGAGAAACGAGAAAAAGAGGCGAAAGCAGCTAAATAA
- the sov gene encoding T9SS outer membrane translocon Sov/SprA yields the protein MLSVVFGGISTASGQDSTATGSVMGRMDLPNPPSIQDLYTYDPIMDRYVYTQTLGNINLTYPIILTPQEYQDLILQEQMKAYFKEKIDAADGRKEGSEEAQKNLLPTFYVNSNFFETIFGGNTIEVIPQGTVEMDLGLLYTKQDNPAFSPRNRSNLSFDFDQRISLSLLGKVGERLTVNANYDTQSTFNFQNQIKLEYTPTEDDIIQKIEVGNVSMPLNSSLIQGAQSLFGVKAQLQFGKTTITGVFSEQKSETRNVTAEGGATITDFELFALEYDENRHFFLGHYFRDNYDRILRQYPFINSNVQITRSEVWITNRAANTDNVRNIVALQDLGESDPSNIGLGIIPGGFVNKSRNAFPDNGNNDFNPFGIDDPSVQSILTEEIRDVASVGQGFSGVPVNDGTDYVTLENARRLNSSEFRINNQLGYISLNQRLSNDEVLAVAYQFTVNGRVYQVGEFSNDGVNATGETGEPPLGGDPNPGGTTDPNDPGISGGLPQNLVVKLLKSNITNVEEPIWDLMMKNIYPLGAFQLEQEDFRLNILYTDPSPLNYITAAPGTPEFPATALPEDVEDTVLLRVFNLDRVNFNGDPQQGGDGFFDFLPGITVDTQNGNIIFTSVEPFGSYLFDKLDNDDQGPGDYYNEQTYNANQNKYVFSKLYSTTKTQAEQQDSDKNKFQLKGSYKSTGADGIPIGAFNIPQGSVTVTAGGRTLVEGVDYTVNYQLGRVQIIDPALQNSNVPINITTENNTLFGQQTKRFTGLNVEHKFNDKFQIGATYLNLNERPLTQKSSFNTEPINNTIFGFNANYSTEVPFLTRLVNKLPNIDTDVVSNVSLRGEFAYLMPGAPKVSDFDGKATSYVDDFEASQTGIDVSSALTWTLSSTPVGFGGEFANGNLQYNYNRAGLNWYTIDPVFYSSQRPEGIDDEDLSSPFTRRIFRDEIFPNQDLIQGQTQAIFSLDMAYYPSRRGQYNFNPEAAGTNTLPNPETRFGGIMRQLTTTDFERSNVEFIQFWVMDPYVHDESIADQGFVTFNLGNISEDILKDGRKQYENGLPNDGGVANTTATAWGKVPTNQSLVYTFDTTGQERINQDIGYDGIEDATEGAMFPSFAGLPDPAGDNYQYFLQAEGNILERYLMYNGTEGNSPEEVTNTNRGNTAEPDVEDINRDNTMNTVDSYYEYRVPIYRGMSVENNTSLNGGEQDFITDVREIDVTTQDNNTIPVRWVQFKVPISQPDEAINGISDFRSIRFMRMYMSQFSQNTVLRFGTLELVRGDYRRFTETLDITGEDPEMDDTVFENEAVNIEENDQRSPIPYVLPPGVFREELNNNNNLIRQNEQSLALRVCGLENQDGRGVYKNFNIDMRQYENLEMFIHAESLENQSPLSDGDMVAFVRLGNDLTQNFYEIQIPLNPTSFGSTSAEAIWPIENRLRLPLSLLQELKTRVLGDPNFDPTETTFFAQSELDASTLDSENELQIGIKGNPSFGNVRIIMLGLKNNSGQEICGEAWFNELRLSELKNQGGWAAVANLDANLADFATISATGRRSTVGFGSIEQGPNERSREDLQQYDVVTNLNLGQMLPPKWGVQLPFNYGRGEELITPQFDPEFQDIELDARLDNTEDAAERDRIKEQSVEYTKRQSVNLIGVRKDRTGDGKPQIYDIENFTFSASYNQEDHHDFEIEDALEQNVRLGGTYNYSFNQKPFEPFKKNDSLFRSKYWQFLKDLNINYLPTSVTVSSNITRQYNEQKFRELNLLPGNIGLPTLYQRNFLFDWQYTINYNLTNSLRFNFNTSNNRIVTNYIDDDGFADNSIGVWDGFFDVGDPNQHFQSLQVNYDLPFDKFPFLKFIRATYSYTGDFQWQDGSDLFNSIEIPLSDGTVNTYNLGNSIQNAQTHRINSSLDMNNFYRYIGLTKIKKSTAAGNSGGRGNNLGGGNSGAGGKGSKGGDGGSKGGDGDSKSSDGASGSALGGLANNRNGGGGANGAQGSGGSGLSAGAKAANTLIGLATSIKKIQLNYQENQGIFLPGYTPSIGFIGTLKPSAGFTFGSQAEIRERAARMGWLTLYPEFNEQYTEVESKQLDAQINLEPFEDLKIDLNGSRVYSENYAENYIIENDIYRSLTPNTFGNFNISTLLIKTAFAKSDETSSDAFNDFRGNRLIVARRLATEFYGTSNFPVDPETGYPEGFGPNSQDVLLPAFLSAYKGSDASKEKTGILRDIPLPNWDVKYTGLMNLDWFKKRFKRFSVQHGYRANYTVNQFQTNLDFDVNNPTATDQAGDFKSRTLLTNVNLTEQFSPLIRIDFEMKNSVKILAELRKDRALSLSFANNLLTEIKGNEVVLGLGYRVKDLRIATNFGGKKKVLKSDLNFKLDVSRRDNKTIIRYLDINNNQTTAGQTIYGLNFLTDYALSKNLTALFYFDYTFSEYAISTAFPQTTIRSGFTLRYNFGN from the coding sequence ATTTTAAGTGTTGTATTTGGGGGAATTTCAACAGCCTCTGGACAAGATAGTACCGCAACAGGGTCGGTTATGGGTAGAATGGATTTGCCCAATCCACCTAGTATTCAAGATTTGTACACCTATGATCCTATTATGGATCGTTATGTTTACACGCAAACTCTAGGAAACATTAATCTTACATATCCTATAATCTTAACGCCACAAGAGTATCAAGATCTAATTCTGCAGGAGCAGATGAAGGCATATTTTAAGGAAAAGATTGATGCAGCAGATGGTAGAAAAGAAGGGTCTGAAGAGGCTCAGAAAAATTTACTGCCAACATTTTATGTGAATTCTAATTTCTTCGAAACTATCTTTGGTGGAAACACAATTGAAGTAATTCCTCAAGGTACTGTAGAAATGGACCTTGGTTTGTTATATACAAAGCAAGACAATCCGGCCTTTTCTCCTAGAAACCGAAGCAACCTTTCATTCGATTTTGACCAAAGAATTAGTTTGAGTTTGTTAGGTAAAGTAGGTGAGCGTTTAACGGTAAATGCAAATTACGATACGCAATCAACCTTCAACTTTCAGAACCAGATTAAACTTGAGTACACACCAACCGAAGATGATATTATTCAAAAAATTGAAGTTGGTAATGTTAGTATGCCGCTAAATAGCTCTTTAATTCAGGGAGCACAAAGTCTTTTTGGAGTAAAAGCACAATTGCAATTCGGTAAAACAACCATTACAGGGGTATTTTCTGAACAAAAATCTGAAACGAGAAATGTAACCGCAGAAGGAGGAGCCACCATCACAGATTTTGAGCTTTTTGCACTTGAATACGACGAAAACCGTCACTTTTTCTTAGGGCACTATTTTAGAGATAATTACGATAGAATTTTACGTCAATATCCATTTATTAACTCTAATGTGCAGATTACACGTTCTGAGGTTTGGATAACCAACCGTGCTGCAAATACGGACAATGTTAGAAATATTGTTGCACTTCAAGATTTAGGTGAATCTGATCCATCTAATATTGGCTTAGGTATTATCCCTGGTGGTTTTGTAAATAAATCTAGGAATGCATTTCCAGATAATGGAAATAATGATTTTAACCCGTTTGGTATTGACGACCCCTCTGTGCAAAGTATTTTAACTGAAGAAATTCGAGATGTGGCATCTGTTGGTCAAGGATTTAGCGGTGTTCCTGTGAATGATGGTACAGACTATGTAACCCTAGAAAATGCGCGAAGACTTAATTCTAGCGAGTTTAGAATAAACAATCAGTTAGGATATATTTCGTTGAATCAACGATTAAGCAATGACGAGGTTTTAGCTGTTGCGTATCAGTTCACTGTAAACGGACGTGTATATCAGGTTGGTGAATTTTCTAATGATGGTGTAAACGCAACTGGTGAAACTGGAGAACCGCCATTAGGAGGTGATCCAAATCCAGGCGGAACAACAGACCCTAATGACCCTGGTATTTCAGGAGGTTTACCACAAAACTTAGTAGTAAAACTATTAAAAAGTAACATCACAAATGTTGAAGAGCCAATTTGGGATTTAATGATGAAAAACATCTATCCTTTGGGCGCTTTTCAGCTAGAACAAGAAGATTTCAGACTTAATATCTTATATACAGACCCATCTCCATTAAATTATATAACTGCAGCACCTGGTACGCCTGAATTTCCTGCAACCGCACTGCCAGAAGATGTAGAAGATACAGTACTACTGCGTGTGTTTAATTTAGATAGGGTAAACTTTAATGGTGACCCGCAACAAGGCGGTGATGGTTTCTTCGATTTCCTACCTGGAATAACTGTAGATACCCAAAATGGTAATATCATCTTTACGTCAGTAGAGCCTTTTGGTTCTTACTTATTTGATAAGTTAGATAATGATGATCAAGGACCAGGAGACTATTATAATGAACAAACCTATAACGCTAACCAGAATAAGTATGTATTTAGTAAGCTGTATTCAACTACCAAAACTCAGGCAGAACAGCAGGATAGCGATAAGAATAAATTCCAATTAAAGGGTAGCTATAAATCTACAGGTGCAGATGGAATTCCAATTGGAGCATTTAATATTCCTCAGGGTTCTGTTACCGTAACAGCTGGTGGTAGAACACTTGTTGAAGGTGTAGATTATACCGTAAATTATCAATTAGGACGTGTACAAATTATAGATCCGGCACTTCAAAACTCTAATGTTCCAATTAATATTACTACTGAAAACAATACCCTTTTCGGGCAACAAACAAAACGCTTTACTGGTTTAAACGTAGAGCATAAGTTTAATGATAAATTTCAGATTGGAGCTACTTATTTAAACTTAAATGAACGCCCGCTAACGCAGAAATCGTCGTTTAATACCGAGCCTATAAATAATACTATTTTCGGGTTCAATGCAAATTATTCTACCGAAGTTCCTTTTTTAACGAGATTGGTGAATAAACTGCCAAACATAGATACCGATGTGGTTTCAAATGTGTCGCTTCGAGGAGAATTTGCTTATCTAATGCCTGGGGCTCCTAAAGTTTCAGATTTTGATGGGAAAGCAACTTCGTACGTAGACGATTTTGAGGCCTCTCAAACAGGAATTGATGTGAGTTCTGCATTAACTTGGACACTTTCTAGTACACCTGTAGGTTTTGGTGGTGAATTTGCTAATGGAAATCTTCAGTATAACTACAACAGAGCTGGATTAAACTGGTACACAATTGACCCTGTTTTTTATAGTAGTCAGAGACCAGAAGGGATAGACGACGAGGACTTGTCGTCACCATTTACGAGAAGAATCTTTAGAGATGAAATTTTCCCTAATCAGGATTTAATTCAAGGACAAACACAAGCGATTTTCTCATTAGACATGGCTTATTATCCAAGTCGACGTGGACAGTATAACTTTAACCCTGAAGCTGCTGGAACTAATACGCTGCCTAATCCGGAGACAAGATTTGGTGGAATTATGCGCCAACTTACAACTACAGATTTTGAACGATCTAATGTAGAGTTTATTCAGTTTTGGGTAATGGACCCCTATGTTCATGATGAAAGTATAGCAGATCAAGGTTTCGTAACTTTCAATTTAGGTAATATTTCAGAAGATATTCTAAAAGATGGTCGTAAGCAGTATGAAAACGGACTGCCAAACGATGGTGGTGTGGCAAATACTACCGCAACAGCTTGGGGTAAAGTACCAACCAATCAATCTTTAGTCTATACATTTGATACTACAGGACAAGAGAGAATTAATCAGGATATTGGATACGATGGAATTGAAGATGCCACAGAAGGGGCTATGTTTCCAAGTTTTGCAGGTTTACCCGATCCTGCTGGTGATAACTACCAATATTTCTTGCAAGCGGAAGGAAATATCCTAGAACGATATTTAATGTACAATGGTACCGAGGGGAACTCACCAGAGGAGGTTACAAATACCAATCGAGGAAATACCGCAGAACCAGATGTAGAAGATATTAACCGTGATAATACCATGAACACGGTAGATAGTTATTACGAATATAGAGTTCCTATTTATAGAGGAATGAGCGTAGAAAACAACACAAGCCTAAATGGAGGGGAACAAGATTTTATTACCGACGTTCGAGAAATTGACGTAACTACGCAAGACAATAATACAATACCAGTGCGTTGGGTTCAGTTTAAAGTGCCAATTAGCCAGCCAGATGAGGCAATAAATGGTATTTCAGATTTTAGATCTATACGTTTTATGCGTATGTACATGTCTCAATTTAGCCAGAATACAGTACTTCGTTTCGGAACATTAGAATTAGTACGAGGCGATTATAGAAGATTTACAGAGACTTTAGATATTACAGGAGAAGATCCAGAAATGGACGACACTGTTTTCGAAAACGAAGCGGTAAATATTGAAGAGAATGACCAGCGTTCTCCTATACCTTATGTGCTGCCTCCAGGAGTGTTTCGTGAAGAATTAAATAACAACAACAACCTAATTCGCCAGAATGAGCAATCATTGGCATTACGTGTTTGTGGCCTTGAAAACCAAGATGGTCGTGGGGTTTATAAAAATTTCAATATAGACATGCGTCAGTATGAAAATCTTGAGATGTTTATTCATGCCGAATCACTAGAGAATCAGTCGCCGCTTTCAGACGGAGACATGGTGGCGTTTGTGCGATTAGGAAATGATTTAACGCAAAACTTCTATGAAATTCAAATTCCGCTGAATCCAACCTCGTTTGGGAGCACATCTGCAGAAGCAATTTGGCCTATAGAAAACAGATTGCGTTTGCCATTAAGTCTTTTACAAGAACTTAAAACACGTGTGTTAGGAGATCCTAATTTTGACCCTACGGAAACAACGTTCTTTGCGCAGTCTGAATTAGATGCGAGTACGCTTGATTCTGAAAACGAACTTCAAATAGGTATAAAAGGGAATCCTAGCTTCGGAAATGTTCGTATCATTATGCTTGGTTTAAAAAACAACTCTGGACAAGAGATTTGTGGAGAAGCATGGTTTAATGAATTACGCCTTTCAGAATTGAAAAATCAGGGAGGTTGGGCAGCCGTTGCAAACTTAGATGCAAATCTTGCAGACTTTGCTACCATTAGCGCTACAGGAAGAAGAAGTACCGTTGGTTTTGGGTCTATAGAACAAGGGCCTAATGAAAGAAGTCGTGAAGATTTACAACAGTATGATGTTGTTACTAATTTAAATTTAGGACAAATGCTGCCACCAAAATGGGGCGTGCAATTACCGTTTAATTATGGTAGAGGTGAAGAGTTAATTACACCACAATTTGATCCGGAGTTTCAAGATATAGAACTAGATGCACGATTAGATAATACGGAAGATGCAGCCGAAAGAGATAGAATTAAAGAGCAATCTGTAGAGTATACGAAAAGACAAAGCGTAAATTTAATTGGGGTTCGAAAAGATAGAACAGGTGATGGAAAACCTCAGATTTACGACATCGAAAACTTTACGTTCTCAGCTTCATACAACCAAGAAGACCATCACGATTTCGAGATTGAAGATGCCTTAGAACAAAATGTTCGCTTAGGCGGAACCTATAATTACAGTTTTAATCAAAAGCCTTTTGAACCATTTAAGAAGAATGATTCGCTCTTTAGAAGTAAATATTGGCAATTCTTAAAAGACTTAAATATTAATTACCTGCCAACAAGCGTAACGGTAAGCTCTAATATTACACGTCAATACAATGAGCAGAAATTTAGAGAACTTAATTTATTACCTGGCAATATCGGATTGCCAACCTTGTACCAGCGTAATTTCTTGTTCGATTGGCAGTACACTATAAATTATAATTTAACCAATTCGTTACGATTTAATTTTAACACTTCAAATAATAGAATTGTAACTAATTATATAGACGACGATGGTTTTGCAGATAATAGTATTGGTGTGTGGGACGGCTTCTTTGATGTAGGAGACCCGAATCAGCATTTTCAATCCCTGCAAGTAAATTACGACTTGCCGTTTGATAAGTTTCCATTCTTGAAATTTATTCGTGCAACATATTCTTACACAGGTGATTTCCAGTGGCAAGATGGGAGTGACTTGTTTAATAGTATTGAAATTCCGTTGTCAGACGGTACCGTAAACACTTATAACCTTGGTAACTCTATTCAAAATGCACAAACACATAGAATTAACTCGTCTTTAGACATGAATAACTTCTATCGTTATATAGGTCTCACCAAAATTAAGAAATCTACCGCAGCCGGAAACAGCGGTGGCAGAGGTAACAATCTTGGCGGTGGCAATTCTGGTGCTGGCGGTAAGGGTAGTAAAGGCGGCGATGGTGGCAGTAAAGGTGGCGACGGAGACAGTAAATCTTCAGATGGCGCAAGTGGAAGTGCCTTAGGAGGTTTAGCAAACAACAGAAATGGCGGTGGCGGTGCTAACGGTGCGCAAGGTTCTGGAGGTTCAGGTTTAAGTGCAGGAGCAAAAGCGGCTAACACCTTAATTGGTTTGGCAACATCTATAAAAAAGATACAGTTAAATTATCAAGAAAATCAGGGTATTTTCTTACCAGGTTATACGCCGTCTATTGGTTTTATAGGAACGTTAAAGCCATCTGCTGGATTTACATTTGGTAGTCAAGCAGAGATTAGAGAAAGAGCTGCACGTATGGGTTGGTTAACGCTTTATCCAGAATTTAACGAGCAATATACAGAAGTAGAGAGTAAACAATTAGATGCTCAGATTAATCTTGAGCCTTTTGAAGACTTAAAAATTGACCTTAACGGAAGTCGTGTTTATTCTGAAAACTACGCTGAAAATTACATTATAGAAAATGATATCTATCGTTCGTTAACGCCAAATACCTTCGGAAACTTTAATATTTCAACATTATTAATTAAAACAGCATTTGCTAAAAGCGACGAGACTAGTTCTGATGCCTTTAACGATTTCCGCGGAAATAGATTGATAGTTGCACGACGATTGGCTACCGAGTTTTATGGTACGTCTAATTTCCCTGTAGATCCAGAAACGGGCTACCCAGAAGGTTTTGGCCCGAATAGTCAAGATGTATTGTTACCAGCATTCCTCTCGGCCTACAAAGGAAGTGATGCTTCAAAAGAAAAAACTGGAATTTTAAGAGATATTCCATTACCTAACTGGGACGTGAAGTACACTGGCTTAATGAATTTAGATTGGTTTAAAAAGCGCTTTAAGCGATTCTCTGTGCAGCATGGATACAGAGCCAACTATACGGTTAACCAATTTCAAACAAATTTAGATTTCGACGTTAATAACCCTACAGCTACAGATCAGGCAGGTGACTTTAAGAGCAGAACGTTGTTAACGAATGTAAATTTAACCGAACAGTTCTCACCTTTAATTCGTATCGATTTTGAAATGAAAAATTCGGTTAAGATACTAGCCGAATTAAGAAAGGATCGCGCATTGTCACTAAGTTTTGCCAACAATCTTTTAACTGAAATTAAAGGAAACGAAGTGGTCTTAGGGCTAGGGTATCGAGTAAAAGATCTTAGAATTGCAACCAACTTCGGTGGGAAGAAAAAGGTGCTTAAAAGTGACTTAAATTTCAAGCTGGATGTGTCTAGGAGAGATAACAAGACCATTATTAGATATTTAGACATTAATAATAACCAAACTACGGCGGGACAGACTATTTACGGACTTAATTTCTTAACAGATTATGCCTTAAGTAAAAATCTAACCGCATTGTTCTATTTTGACTATACATTCTCTGAGTATGCAATCTCAACTGCTTTTCCGCAGACAACGATTCGTTCAGGATTCACGTTGCGATATAACTTCGGAAACTAA
- the queG gene encoding tRNA epoxyqueuosine(34) reductase QueG, producing the protein MTPKSYYTQSIKSEAKRLGFLSCGISKAQFLEAEAPRLEKWLNQNMQGEMSYMENHFDKRLDPTKLVEGSKSVISLILNYFPSETQVEDTYKISKYAYGTDYHFVIKDKLKELLYFITSEIGDVHGRAFVDSAPVLDKAWAAKAGLGWMGKHSNLLTKQVGSFYFIAELIVDLDLEYDTPVTDHCGACTACIDACPTQAIVQPYVVDGSKCISYATIELKEQIPSSFANSMEDWMFGCDVCQDVCPWNRFSKSHREPLFNAKPELLSKSKKDWEEITEEVFREIFRKSPVKRTKFEGLKRNIQFLKKD; encoded by the coding sequence TTGACTCCAAAATCATATTACACACAAAGTATTAAATCTGAAGCCAAGCGACTTGGGTTTTTATCTTGCGGTATAAGTAAAGCTCAATTCCTTGAAGCGGAAGCGCCAAGACTTGAAAAATGGCTCAACCAAAATATGCAGGGCGAAATGAGCTATATGGAAAATCATTTCGATAAACGCTTAGACCCTACAAAATTGGTAGAAGGCTCTAAAAGTGTGATTTCTTTAATACTCAATTATTTTCCTTCAGAGACTCAAGTTGAAGACACTTATAAAATTTCGAAATATGCCTACGGCACAGATTATCATTTTGTTATAAAAGACAAGTTAAAAGAGTTGCTCTATTTTATTACTTCTGAAATTGGAGATGTTCACGGTCGGGCATTTGTAGATTCTGCGCCAGTTTTAGACAAGGCTTGGGCGGCAAAGGCAGGGCTTGGCTGGATGGGTAAGCACAGCAATTTGTTAACCAAACAAGTAGGTTCTTTTTACTTTATAGCAGAGTTAATCGTAGACTTAGATTTAGAGTATGACACCCCTGTGACAGACCACTGCGGTGCTTGTACAGCTTGTATAGACGCTTGCCCAACACAGGCTATTGTACAACCGTATGTGGTAGACGGAAGTAAATGTATTAGTTATGCAACCATAGAATTAAAGGAGCAAATTCCTAGTAGTTTTGCCAATAGCATGGAAGATTGGATGTTTGGTTGTGATGTCTGTCAAGATGTTTGCCCGTGGAATCGGTTTAGCAAATCGCACCGCGAACCACTTTTTAATGCGAAACCTGAGTTGCTCTCAAAATCTAAAAAAGATTGGGAAGAAATTACCGAGGAAGTTTTTCGAGAAATTTTCAGAAAAAGCCCCGTAAAACGAACCAAGTTTGAAGGGCTTAAGAGGAATATTCAATTTCTGAAAAAGGATTGA